Proteins from one Shewanella pealeana ATCC 700345 genomic window:
- the pepN gene encoding aminopeptidase N: MSQPQAKFLKDYQKPKFQISHIDLDFTLAEKLTQVVATSKVIRQGNHNDSLVLVGDELTLLSVKINGAAAEYNQLAGELVIETSLDDFELQIVTQLDPEANSSLEGLYMSDGAYCTQCEAEGFRRITYFLDRPDVLAVYTVRIEADKQAFPYLLSNGNLIESGELDTGLHFAKWHDPFPKPAYLFALVAGDFDLLEDKFTTCSNRQVKLQVFVDKGNLSKAHHAMASLKKSMSWDESRFNLEYDLDIYMIVAVDFFNMGAMENKGLNVFNTKFVLADKASATDDDYHGIESVVGHEYFHNWTGNRVTCRDWFQLSLKEGLTVFRDQEFSSDLGSRAVNRIHAIKVMKNQQFAEDSGPMAHPIRPESVIEMNNFYTVTVYNKGAEVIRMMHTLLGEAAFQQGMKLYFERHDGQAVTCDDFVAAMEDASKVDLTQFRRWYSQAGTPQVDVEEHYDEQANVYQLTLSQMTPATPDKTEKLPLHIPFDVELVDVDGQSIFNKVLDFTEAKQVFTFEGLKQKPIASLLQNFSAPVKLNFNYSVEQLVHIMRFANSEVAKWEASVSLFSQSVWQNIDKLQSKQAMYIDPRILDAFKGVILSQELDRALMAEILSLTSANALIEQKSSVDLDNLALAREFVVLEIASGCEDELLAMVRELQNVDEASSRALKNVCLSLLLKIEKSYGTLAKAQFESAQNMTDSLGALTALNCESSAIRDELMAKFESQWAKTPLVMDKWLVLHATLNSGDCINTVLSLFQHDAFSFHNPNRVRSLIGAFAAGNTFEFHRNDGAGYSFLTDAIIKLNILNPQVAARIITPLIQFKKFDLHRQELMKNELQRILAIEGLSKDLYEKVTKALA; the protein is encoded by the coding sequence ATGTCCCAGCCACAAGCCAAATTCCTCAAAGATTACCAAAAACCTAAGTTTCAAATTTCTCATATCGACTTAGATTTCACTCTTGCAGAAAAGCTGACACAAGTTGTCGCTACCAGTAAAGTTATTCGTCAAGGTAACCATAATGACTCGCTTGTATTGGTTGGCGATGAACTAACCTTGCTTAGCGTTAAAATTAATGGTGCTGCGGCCGAATATAATCAATTAGCAGGTGAACTGGTAATTGAGACTAGCCTGGACGATTTTGAACTACAGATCGTTACTCAGCTTGATCCTGAAGCAAACTCTAGTCTTGAAGGCTTATATATGTCTGATGGAGCCTACTGTACTCAGTGCGAGGCAGAAGGGTTTAGACGGATCACTTATTTCTTAGATAGGCCCGATGTATTAGCTGTTTATACCGTGCGTATAGAAGCAGATAAGCAAGCATTCCCGTACCTGTTAAGTAATGGCAATTTAATAGAAAGCGGTGAATTAGACACTGGTCTGCACTTTGCCAAGTGGCACGATCCATTCCCTAAACCTGCTTACCTGTTCGCACTCGTTGCTGGTGATTTTGACTTACTAGAAGACAAGTTTACAACCTGTAGTAATAGACAAGTTAAGCTTCAGGTCTTTGTCGACAAAGGTAATTTGAGCAAGGCGCATCACGCTATGGCCTCGCTTAAGAAGTCGATGTCTTGGGATGAGAGCCGCTTTAACCTTGAGTATGATCTAGATATCTACATGATAGTTGCGGTCGATTTTTTCAATATGGGCGCGATGGAAAACAAGGGCCTAAATGTTTTCAATACTAAATTTGTTTTAGCCGATAAAGCCTCAGCAACCGATGATGACTACCATGGAATCGAGTCGGTTGTGGGTCATGAGTATTTCCATAACTGGACTGGTAATCGCGTAACCTGTCGTGACTGGTTCCAACTGAGTCTAAAAGAGGGTTTGACCGTCTTCAGAGATCAAGAGTTTAGCTCCGATCTAGGCTCGCGTGCTGTTAATCGTATTCATGCCATTAAGGTAATGAAAAACCAGCAGTTTGCTGAGGATTCTGGCCCGATGGCTCATCCGATCAGGCCTGAGTCTGTTATTGAAATGAATAACTTCTACACGGTCACAGTGTATAACAAAGGCGCCGAAGTTATTAGAATGATGCATACCTTGCTTGGAGAAGCGGCTTTCCAGCAAGGTATGAAGCTGTATTTCGAACGCCATGATGGCCAAGCAGTGACTTGCGATGATTTTGTTGCCGCGATGGAGGATGCTAGTAAGGTTGATTTAACCCAATTTAGACGTTGGTATAGCCAAGCTGGCACGCCTCAAGTTGATGTTGAAGAACACTATGACGAACAGGCTAATGTGTACCAGTTGACACTATCGCAAATGACACCGGCGACGCCAGACAAGACTGAGAAATTGCCATTACATATTCCTTTCGATGTCGAACTTGTAGATGTTGATGGCCAATCGATTTTTAATAAGGTACTAGATTTTACAGAAGCAAAACAAGTCTTCACTTTTGAAGGGCTTAAGCAAAAACCTATTGCTTCTTTGCTGCAAAATTTTTCCGCGCCAGTTAAATTAAACTTCAACTATTCTGTAGAGCAACTGGTGCATATTATGCGTTTTGCCAACAGTGAGGTCGCGAAGTGGGAAGCATCCGTTTCACTGTTTAGCCAATCAGTTTGGCAAAATATCGATAAATTACAAAGCAAGCAAGCTATGTATATAGACCCAAGGATCTTGGACGCTTTTAAGGGCGTGATTCTGTCTCAAGAGCTGGATAGAGCACTGATGGCTGAAATTTTGTCCTTAACTAGTGCTAATGCCTTGATTGAGCAAAAGTCATCGGTAGATCTGGATAATCTTGCTCTTGCTAGAGAGTTTGTCGTTCTTGAAATTGCTTCTGGCTGTGAAGATGAGCTATTGGCCATGGTACGTGAGTTGCAGAATGTTGATGAAGCATCTTCTCGTGCACTTAAGAATGTGTGTTTAAGCTTGTTGCTTAAAATAGAAAAAAGCTATGGCACTCTCGCTAAAGCTCAGTTTGAATCGGCACAAAATATGACGGATAGTTTAGGAGCTTTAACTGCACTAAACTGTGAGTCATCAGCAATTCGTGACGAGTTAATGGCTAAGTTTGAGAGCCAATGGGCTAAAACACCATTAGTGATGGATAAATGGCTAGTACTGCATGCTACGCTTAATAGCGGTGATTGTATTAATACCGTGTTATCACTGTTTCAACATGATGCATTTAGCTTTCATAATCCAAATAGAGTGCGTTCTCTTATCGGGGCTTTTGCTGCTGGAAACACATTTGAATTTCATCGTAATGATGGCGCTGGTTACTCTTTTCTAACCGATGCGATTATTAAATTGAATATACTTAACCCGCAAGTCGCAGCGCGCATTATTACGCCATTAATCCAGTTTAAGAAGTTCGATCTTCATAGGCAGGAACTGATGAAAAATGAGCTGCAACGTATTCTTGCAATTGAAGGTTTATCGAAAGACCTATATGAGAAAGTCACAAAAGCATTAGCTTAA
- a CDS encoding DUF2835 domain-containing protein has protein sequence MVVSHQIFQFPLNISYQEFLPYYRGEVNKVEVVDIKGRTLWINARHFRPFLSSTGIKAYFNMVVDSQGNLISLTKV, from the coding sequence TTGGTAGTATCCCATCAAATTTTTCAATTTCCGCTGAATATCAGTTATCAAGAGTTTCTTCCTTACTATCGTGGTGAGGTTAATAAAGTTGAAGTGGTCGATATCAAGGGGCGAACCCTCTGGATCAATGCACGTCATTTTAGGCCCTTCTTATCTAGCACAGGTATAAAAGCCTATTTTAATATGGTCGTCGATAGTCAAGGAAACCTGATCAGCCTTACCAAGGTTTAG
- a CDS encoding DUF1302 domain-containing protein, protein MKKVKKGFNKSTLALGIVAALGFGITNQANAVSFNWGEVEGTFDSTWTAGASWRVEGRDWDNQIGKVNHPRFDWSGYSAFGDTKYSSAEIWAQPGSYSSNGDLSNLLYSQGDTTSEIVKGLHELSLKYQNFGLFARGMYFYDRKLNDGDFGFNDPLTGQEFDPCADSKASEVQCKDIRLLDAFVYADFDFNDGANPLSIRVGNQVVSWGESTLIAHGIGVINPVDLNILNAPGAELKEAFRPQGMVWASFGVTDNLSVEGFYQYDWEPVWVPTPGSIFSTNDFAGYGGYNQNAQLGFNSNPDMNLDFLLSEYNTLVGMVGSGQVDSVDLARLALAYPTKATLVEDPASASDDGQWGVKLGYYAPQLGETEFGLYYMNYHSRRPLISGTTANFNEDAIARDLQRLGGKAQSGEAMTREDILALETFSKAQIVYPEDIQLMGFSFNTLVGDTSVAGEIAHRLDEPLQIDDVELLFAAMPQQLANAGLNPEFDGISQVENYGPGEYAEGFIRLDTTQAQTTFTHLFGPTLGTDNLTMLAEVGGVWIHDMPSHDELRLNGPGTSRSGGNPDMPGIIEAVHNGPETNPFPTDFAWGYRLVAKADYNNVWGGVNIAPRVIFSHDVDGITPDPMFLFTEGKKSVALGVNFDYQSRWAADLSYNTFFGGVGTTNAMADRDYVSFNIKYSI, encoded by the coding sequence ATGAAAAAGGTAAAAAAAGGCTTTAATAAGTCGACGCTCGCTTTGGGGATAGTTGCGGCGCTCGGTTTTGGCATAACAAACCAAGCTAACGCAGTCTCATTCAATTGGGGTGAAGTGGAAGGAACATTTGACTCGACTTGGACTGCTGGTGCAAGTTGGCGTGTTGAAGGCAGAGATTGGGACAACCAAATTGGTAAGGTAAACCACCCTCGTTTCGATTGGTCTGGCTACTCGGCTTTTGGCGATACCAAGTACAGCTCAGCTGAGATCTGGGCACAACCTGGATCTTACTCGAGCAATGGTGACCTAAGTAACTTGCTGTACTCTCAGGGGGACACCACATCAGAGATTGTTAAAGGTCTTCATGAGTTGTCATTGAAATACCAAAATTTTGGCCTGTTTGCACGTGGCATGTATTTCTATGATCGCAAACTCAACGATGGTGATTTTGGTTTTAATGACCCGTTAACGGGACAAGAGTTTGACCCTTGCGCCGATAGCAAGGCATCGGAAGTCCAGTGTAAAGACATCCGTTTATTGGATGCTTTTGTATATGCTGATTTCGATTTTAACGATGGTGCTAATCCACTTTCTATCCGTGTCGGTAATCAGGTTGTCTCTTGGGGAGAAAGCACCTTGATTGCACACGGTATAGGTGTAATTAACCCCGTCGATTTGAACATTCTTAATGCCCCTGGTGCCGAACTGAAAGAAGCCTTTAGGCCGCAAGGTATGGTGTGGGCATCATTTGGCGTGACAGATAATTTATCTGTTGAAGGTTTTTATCAATATGATTGGGAGCCGGTTTGGGTTCCAACTCCGGGGTCAATTTTCTCAACTAATGATTTTGCCGGTTACGGTGGTTACAACCAAAACGCACAGTTAGGTTTTAACTCTAATCCTGATATGAATCTCGATTTCTTGCTATCTGAATATAATACCCTTGTGGGTATGGTGGGGTCTGGGCAGGTTGATTCAGTCGATTTAGCTAGACTTGCATTGGCTTATCCGACGAAAGCAACTTTGGTTGAAGATCCTGCTTCTGCAAGTGATGACGGTCAATGGGGTGTAAAACTTGGTTATTATGCGCCTCAATTGGGCGAGACCGAGTTTGGTTTGTATTACATGAACTACCATAGTCGTCGTCCACTAATCAGCGGTACTACGGCTAACTTTAACGAAGATGCAATAGCCCGCGATTTACAACGTCTTGGTGGTAAAGCGCAATCTGGCGAAGCCATGACTCGCGAAGATATTTTAGCCTTAGAGACATTCTCTAAAGCACAGATTGTTTACCCTGAAGATATTCAATTGATGGGCTTTAGTTTTAATACGTTAGTCGGTGACACATCTGTTGCGGGGGAAATTGCCCATCGATTGGATGAACCACTGCAGATTGATGATGTTGAATTACTCTTTGCCGCAATGCCGCAGCAACTCGCTAATGCGGGTTTAAACCCAGAATTTGATGGAATTTCACAAGTCGAAAACTACGGTCCTGGCGAATATGCTGAAGGCTTTATTCGTTTAGATACCACTCAGGCTCAGACAACCTTTACTCACCTATTTGGGCCTACATTAGGTACCGATAACCTGACTATGCTGGCTGAAGTCGGTGGTGTATGGATCCACGATATGCCAAGTCATGATGAGTTGAGACTGAACGGTCCAGGCACTTCTCGTTCGGGCGGTAACCCTGATATGCCAGGTATTATCGAAGCCGTTCATAACGGTCCAGAAACCAACCCATTCCCAACTGATTTTGCGTGGGGATATCGTTTAGTAGCTAAAGCTGACTACAACAACGTATGGGGCGGTGTAAACATTGCACCTCGAGTCATTTTCTCCCATGACGTTGATGGTATTACACCAGATCCAATGTTCCTGTTTACTGAAGGCAAGAAGTCAGTCGCTTTAGGCGTTAATTTCGATTATCAGAGTCGTTGGGCCGCAGATCTCTCATACAATACTTTCTTCGGTGGAGTAGGGACAACCAATGCGATGGCTGACCGAGATTACGTTTCGTTCAACATTAAATATTCAATCTAA